In the Candidatus Saccharibacteria bacterium oral taxon 488 genome, one interval contains:
- a CDS encoding GrpB family protein has product MDRELEKMSLKELWQLFPIFLVEHNREWARWYDEEVKAISSLVPEKYITQISHIGSTAIPNIQAKNIVDILLEVPSEKELEPVKNILVENNWLCMSQKAKRISLNKGYTKQGFANKVFHLHIRVAGDNDEIYFRDYLIENSSIAKEYEKLKLNLWKEFEHDRDGYTDAKSDFIRKYTKIARKKYGSKNRSP; this is encoded by the coding sequence GTGGACAGAGAGCTAGAGAAAATGAGTTTGAAAGAGTTGTGGCAATTATTCCCCATATTTCTTGTAGAACACAATAGAGAATGGGCACGCTGGTATGATGAGGAAGTGAAAGCCATCTCCTCATTGGTGCCAGAAAAATACATAACACAAATATCTCACATTGGTAGCACGGCCATCCCAAATATACAGGCAAAGAATATAGTAGATATATTGCTTGAAGTCCCGTCGGAAAAAGAATTAGAGCCTGTAAAAAATATTCTTGTTGAAAATAATTGGCTGTGCATGAGTCAGAAAGCAAAACGAATCTCATTGAATAAGGGCTACACCAAACAGGGCTTTGCGAATAAGGTATTTCATCTCCACATTAGGGTGGCGGGAGATAATGATGAGATCTATTTTAGGGATTACCTAATTGAAAATAGTAGCATCGCCAAAGAGTACGAGAAATTAAAGCTGAATCTTTGGAAGGAATTTGAGCATGATAGGGATGGGTATACTGATGCAAAAAGTGATTTCATCAGAAAGTATACTAAGATAGCTAGAAAAAAATACGGGTCTAAGAATAGGTCGCCCTAA
- a CDS encoding HAMP domain-containing protein — MKRLKLFPKTFLVSIGLFTALIILVHALVYTLMPQFYLQQKEREAADNLTALTTKLRGKSTEDIRRTSQEFAQMKNVNITLTIDGCDQYFQGFQSINIVTDSGKSVDTSVVKIADGQTVDPRSVILRQGSVTDKQGRAITVKLLADVAPVTQAKLATLHVLPYTMLGSLLVALLFSYIYSRFVTRPIRQMAAVTTTMQQLEKGARYPVNSSDEIGVLGRNINELYQNLWQTIRSLEHENKRITQLEKEKITFLRAASHELKTPLAALRIMLENMQLNIGEYKDRDQYLAKSVAQVDRLAAMVNDVLRSGSVAEQALRQEKRLRIDKMVAEVVEDYVLLAKTRGMTFTVNARPTTIRANRDMMRHVISNLVSNAVRHGDAGSVITITSNQHELAIENACKPLTKRQLQHIFDPFYRSSDGAKQHADSSGIGLYTVKMLLDTKGLDYEFAPHGQGMRFVVRFE; from the coding sequence ATGAAGAGGCTTAAATTATTTCCCAAAACATTTTTGGTGTCAATCGGCCTATTCACGGCGTTGATCATCCTGGTGCACGCGCTGGTCTACACCTTGATGCCGCAATTTTATTTGCAGCAAAAAGAGCGCGAGGCGGCGGACAATCTCACGGCACTGACGACCAAGCTGAGGGGCAAATCCACCGAGGACATACGTCGGACCAGTCAAGAATTTGCTCAGATGAAAAACGTCAATATCACGCTGACAATCGACGGGTGCGACCAGTATTTTCAAGGTTTTCAGTCGATCAACATCGTGACCGATAGTGGTAAATCGGTTGACACCAGCGTGGTGAAAATTGCTGACGGGCAGACTGTCGATCCGCGCTCGGTGATTTTGCGGCAGGGTAGTGTGACGGATAAACAGGGGCGAGCGATTACGGTCAAACTGCTCGCCGACGTAGCGCCCGTCACCCAGGCCAAACTCGCTACCCTGCACGTATTGCCATATACTATGCTCGGCTCGCTGTTAGTGGCACTGCTATTCTCGTACATCTACAGCCGTTTTGTGACGCGGCCGATTCGTCAGATGGCAGCAGTGACGACGACGATGCAGCAGCTGGAAAAGGGTGCGCGCTACCCGGTAAATAGCAGTGATGAAATTGGCGTGCTAGGGCGAAATATTAATGAGTTATACCAAAATCTATGGCAAACGATTCGCTCGCTGGAGCATGAGAATAAGCGGATCACGCAGCTTGAGAAAGAGAAAATTACATTCCTTCGTGCGGCCTCGCACGAGCTAAAAACGCCGCTGGCAGCCCTCCGGATCATGCTCGAAAACATGCAGCTGAACATTGGCGAGTATAAAGACCGTGATCAGTACCTGGCGAAATCGGTGGCACAGGTTGATCGCTTGGCGGCAATGGTGAATGACGTTTTACGCTCTGGCAGTGTCGCCGAGCAGGCTTTGCGTCAGGAAAAGCGGCTGAGGATTGATAAGATGGTCGCTGAGGTAGTTGAAGATTATGTGTTGCTAGCAAAAACGCGCGGCATGACTTTCACGGTTAACGCCCGTCCGACGACCATTCGCGCCAACCGCGACATGATGCGCCACGTCATCTCGAATCTGGTGTCGAACGCGGTGCGCCACGGTGACGCTGGGAGCGTGATAACGATTACCTCTAACCAGCACGAGCTGGCCATTGAAAACGCTTGCAAACCGCTCACTAAACGACAACTCCAGCACATCTTTGACCCGTTTTATCGCAGTTCTGACGGTGCGAAGCAACATGCCGATAGCAGTGGCATCGGCCTCTACACCGTGAAAATGCTGCTCGACACTAAGGGGCTGGATTATGAGTTTGCGCCGCATGGGCAGGGTATGCGGTTTGTGGTGAGATTTGAGTAG
- a CDS encoding response regulator, protein MTSTILIVEDEPTLRIGTEQFLRQRGFAVVTATSSEEALKKCSEADVIILDIMLPGMSGIETLHQIRQTSDVPVLMLTALHDESTQIASFDELADDYMSKPFSLVILEKRIKALLRRQQSVKKTLWRHGLASVDFMAYQGFYDDNDAHLKPKEVQLLKLLVDNPNMVWSRQAIIDKLWRDDEVPFDRVIDVYIKNLRKKLHLDCIITVKGVGYRYEEA, encoded by the coding sequence ATGACATCAACGATTCTTATTGTTGAAGACGAACCTACTCTGCGCATTGGCACCGAGCAGTTCCTTCGCCAGCGCGGCTTTGCGGTGGTGACGGCGACCAGTAGCGAGGAGGCTCTCAAAAAATGTTCTGAGGCGGATGTGATTATACTCGACATTATGTTGCCGGGGATGAGCGGTATCGAGACACTGCACCAAATTCGCCAGACCAGCGATGTGCCGGTGTTGATGCTGACGGCATTGCATGATGAGTCGACGCAGATTGCTAGTTTTGACGAGCTGGCGGATGATTATATGAGTAAGCCGTTTTCGCTGGTGATTTTAGAAAAGCGAATTAAGGCGCTGCTTCGCCGCCAGCAGTCTGTCAAAAAAACCTTGTGGCGCCACGGTCTGGCTTCGGTGGATTTTATGGCATATCAAGGGTTCTATGATGACAATGACGCACACCTCAAGCCCAAGGAAGTGCAGCTCCTCAAGTTGCTGGTGGATAATCCAAACATGGTCTGGAGCCGGCAGGCTATCATTGATAAATTGTGGCGTGATGATGAGGTGCCGTTCGACCGGGTTATCGATGTCTACATCAAAAACCTGCGCAAGAAATTGCACCTGGACTGCATCATTACGGTGAAGGGAGTGGGCTATCGCTATGAAGAGGCTTAA
- a CDS encoding response regulator, producing the protein MRLLIIEDEPKIARIIAEALRREHHAVDVTHDGDEGLNMAMSEPYDLLVVDRMLPGRSGTDIVQDLRGQGKDMPILLLTALGTTEDKTFGLDSGADDYLVKPFAIAELTARVRALLRRPPIQQPDTLRIADLVIDQTTQSVTRAGTSIDLTSKEYALLEYLARHPGQTLSKDKLIAHVWDFDADILPNNVEAYIKQLRKKIDKPFRRPLIHTVRGFGYKLEAGE; encoded by the coding sequence ATGCGCCTCCTCATCATTGAAGACGAACCAAAGATCGCCCGGATTATCGCCGAGGCCTTACGGCGTGAGCATCACGCCGTGGACGTGACACATGACGGAGATGAGGGGCTGAATATGGCGATGAGCGAGCCGTATGACCTACTAGTCGTTGATCGGATGCTACCGGGACGGAGCGGCACGGACATCGTGCAGGATTTACGCGGGCAGGGCAAGGATATGCCGATTCTGCTATTGACAGCACTGGGGACGACCGAGGACAAGACGTTTGGCCTAGACAGCGGCGCTGATGATTATCTCGTCAAGCCCTTCGCCATCGCCGAACTCACCGCCCGCGTGCGAGCGCTCCTCAGGCGCCCGCCAATTCAGCAACCGGACACGCTCCGGATCGCTGATCTCGTAATTGACCAGACAACACAATCCGTCACTCGTGCCGGCACCTCGATCGACCTGACCAGCAAGGAGTACGCGCTCCTTGAATACCTGGCGCGCCACCCCGGCCAGACGCTTAGCAAGGATAAATTGATCGCCCATGTATGGGATTTTGATGCCGATATTTTACCCAACAACGTTGAGGCCTACATCAAGCAGCTGCGCAAGAAAATAGACAAGCCATTTCGTCGGCCGCTGATTCACACCGTGCGCGGCTTTGGTTATAAATTGGAGGCTGGCGAGTGA
- a CDS encoding ATP-binding cassette domain-containing protein, which produces MAFGDKVVIQDLSFEVQRGEVFGFLGSNGSGKTTTLRALLGLYEPTAGELLVDGKPYTVEDSVKLGYLPEERGLYKKEKVIDTMIYFGRLKGLSKEEARTFSMNYLERVDLSDKAKTRLDKLSGGQQQKIQLGVTIMGDPELLILDEPTKGFDPVNRRLLMNIIEERRKAGATVVFVTHQMEEVERLCDRLILLKDGRAAAYGTLAEVKKQFGGASMDDIFVKVYGGEKQEVRHE; this is translated from the coding sequence ATGGCGTTTGGCGACAAGGTGGTCATTCAAGACCTCAGTTTTGAGGTGCAGCGCGGCGAGGTGTTCGGATTCTTAGGTAGCAATGGCTCAGGAAAGACGACGACACTCAGGGCGCTGTTAGGGCTATACGAGCCGACGGCTGGCGAGCTACTGGTTGATGGCAAGCCGTATACGGTTGAGGATAGCGTCAAGCTAGGCTATCTCCCAGAGGAGCGCGGCTTGTACAAAAAAGAAAAAGTCATCGACACTATGATTTATTTTGGCCGGCTGAAAGGTCTCAGCAAAGAAGAGGCTCGCACATTCTCCATGAATTATCTGGAGCGAGTTGACTTGAGTGATAAGGCAAAGACCCGGCTGGATAAATTGTCAGGTGGTCAGCAGCAAAAAATTCAGCTGGGTGTAACCATCATGGGTGATCCAGAGCTGCTCATTTTGGATGAGCCAACCAAGGGCTTTGACCCAGTGAACCGTCGCCTGTTGATGAATATTATCGAGGAGCGGCGCAAGGCCGGCGCAACGGTGGTATTTGTCACCCACCAGATGGAAGAGGTCGAGCGACTATGCGACCGGCTGATTCTACTAAAAGACGGTCGAGCAGCAGCGTACGGTACGCTAGCAGAGGTGAAAAAGCAGTTCGGCGGCGCGTCAATGGATGATATTTTTGTGAAGGTTTATGGCGGCGAGAAGCAGGAGGTACGTCATGAGTAA
- a CDS encoding ABC transporter permease, translated as MSKMHNFGMVFKFEVLRTLKKPTFWLIALGFPVMIGLVFGIVIWSNQATKEAADKLQEQKFSITMTDHSKLIKPEVAAVMKVQSVDSEAEGVEKVKRRQTDAYFYIPKDLEKDTIRIYGQDTGVFENNKYEAVVRTLLSQSVDSKVTGSEAAVIKQKINSSLKTYKDGKESGGVNEMVVPGFFLVLFYMLVAFFSNQMLTSTVEEKENRTVEMLLTTVQAKTLIVGKIWALIALSLIQGMVIVVPVLIGYFGFGSQLHLSNFDLSQIVFDPTRIAIAVALFGASFTMLTGLLVAMGAMMPTAKEAGSWVGLVMILLFGPLYAASVFVSYPESTFSMVMSYFPLTAPIPLMIRNTVGNLSLIEALIGVAVLVVSAVLIMMLAVRIFRYGAMSYDSKLSLSALRMKRKADKV; from the coding sequence ATGAGTAAGATGCATAATTTCGGAATGGTATTCAAATTTGAGGTGCTGCGTACCTTGAAGAAGCCAACTTTTTGGCTGATAGCGCTAGGTTTTCCGGTCATGATCGGGCTGGTTTTCGGTATTGTTATTTGGTCAAATCAGGCGACCAAAGAGGCGGCCGATAAGCTTCAAGAGCAAAAATTCAGCATTACTATGACAGATCATTCAAAGCTAATCAAGCCGGAAGTCGCGGCGGTGATGAAAGTCCAGTCAGTTGACTCCGAAGCTGAAGGTGTTGAAAAAGTCAAACGCCGTCAGACGGATGCGTATTTCTATATACCGAAGGATCTCGAGAAGGACACGATCAGGATATACGGCCAAGATACAGGAGTTTTCGAGAATAATAAGTACGAGGCAGTTGTCCGTACATTACTGAGTCAGTCGGTTGATAGCAAGGTCACCGGATCAGAAGCGGCAGTGATCAAGCAGAAAATTAATTCGTCACTCAAGACCTATAAAGACGGTAAAGAAAGCGGCGGTGTGAACGAGATGGTCGTGCCAGGGTTCTTCCTGGTGCTATTTTATATGCTCGTTGCCTTCTTTAGTAATCAGATGCTGACCAGTACTGTCGAGGAGAAAGAAAACCGCACCGTCGAGATGCTGCTAACAACAGTGCAAGCCAAGACACTGATCGTTGGTAAGATCTGGGCGTTGATCGCTCTATCGTTGATTCAGGGGATGGTTATCGTTGTGCCGGTGTTGATTGGCTATTTTGGATTTGGTTCGCAGCTGCACCTGTCTAACTTTGATCTATCGCAAATTGTGTTTGATCCGACCAGGATTGCTATTGCTGTCGCGTTATTCGGCGCGAGCTTTACCATGCTGACCGGTTTGTTGGTGGCTATGGGAGCAATGATGCCGACTGCCAAGGAGGCAGGTTCGTGGGTTGGTCTGGTGATGATATTGCTGTTTGGGCCGCTGTATGCCGCGTCAGTATTTGTCTCATACCCAGAGTCAACGTTCTCAATGGTCATGTCGTACTTCCCGCTTACGGCGCCGATTCCGTTGATGATTAGGAATACGGTTGGCAATTTGTCGCTCATTGAGGCCTTGATCGGCGTGGCGGTCTTGGTGGTGTCTGCGGTACTGATCATGATGCTGGCGGTGCGGATTTTCCGCTACGGTGCGATGTCATATGACAGCAAGTTGTCTCTGTCGGCGTTGCGGATGAAGCGAAAAGCTGATAAAGTTTAA
- a CDS encoding AI-2E family transporter, producing the protein MKVRIEIDTKTFVRFWLVVIGFGLAGLMIYSARDALMVLGTALFLALALNAPVRKLASWLPGKSRLGGTALAFMLLIIILTSVIWFVVPPLVQQSAKFAETLPGLVNGVNEQWHGLKSFVEQNGLQPQIDSLMNNIRGQASSWAASFGANILGSIGSLASFLASAFLVLVLTFLMLLEGQEWMERLWRLYRDEQRRDHHKVLVGKIYNVVTGYIVGQLTVSGIGSLCAGAFVFGMSWFIPEIAANLAMPTILLVFLLSLIPMFGATIAGVVVGLMLMLNSVSAGVIYLIYFVIYQQIENNFIAPVIQGKKVELSALAILVAVTVGLYVGGLVGGVVAIPIAGSLKVLMDDYLAHNREPQTPPRRSPLKKALKKAADTKPAE; encoded by the coding sequence ATGAAAGTACGCATTGAAATAGACACTAAAACATTTGTGCGGTTTTGGCTGGTGGTGATTGGCTTTGGGCTGGCGGGGTTGATGATTTATTCGGCGCGGGATGCGCTGATGGTGCTCGGGACGGCGTTGTTTCTGGCGCTGGCGCTGAACGCGCCGGTGCGTAAGTTGGCGTCGTGGCTGCCCGGCAAGAGTCGGCTGGGCGGGACGGCGTTGGCGTTTATGCTGCTGATCATCATCTTGACTAGTGTGATTTGGTTTGTGGTGCCGCCGTTGGTGCAACAATCGGCCAAGTTTGCCGAGACACTGCCGGGGCTGGTCAATGGTGTTAATGAGCAGTGGCACGGGCTGAAGAGCTTTGTCGAGCAAAATGGCTTGCAGCCGCAGATTGATTCGCTGATGAACAATATTCGCGGCCAGGCATCCAGTTGGGCAGCAAGTTTTGGCGCGAATATCCTCGGCAGTATCGGCTCTCTGGCGTCATTTTTGGCATCGGCCTTTCTGGTGCTGGTGCTGACGTTCTTGATGTTGCTCGAGGGTCAGGAATGGATGGAGCGGCTGTGGCGGCTGTATCGGGATGAGCAGCGGCGCGACCATCACAAGGTGCTGGTTGGCAAGATTTATAATGTGGTAACTGGCTACATTGTTGGGCAGCTGACGGTGTCGGGGATCGGCTCGCTGTGCGCCGGGGCGTTCGTGTTTGGTATGAGCTGGTTTATTCCGGAGATCGCGGCCAACTTGGCGATGCCGACAATTCTGCTGGTGTTCTTGCTCAGCCTGATCCCGATGTTTGGGGCAACGATCGCCGGTGTGGTGGTGGGACTGATGCTGATGCTCAATAGCGTGTCGGCGGGCGTTATCTATCTCATCTATTTCGTGATCTACCAGCAGATTGAGAATAATTTTATCGCGCCAGTCATTCAGGGCAAGAAAGTCGAGCTGTCGGCGCTGGCGATTTTAGTGGCGGTGACGGTCGGGCTGTATGTTGGCGGCTTGGTCGGTGGCGTGGTGGCTATTCCGATCGCTGGGTCGCTCAAGGTGCTGATGGACGATTATCTGGCGCATAATCGCGAGCCGCAGACGCCGCCTCGCCGCTCGCCGCTAAAAAAGGCGCTCAAAAAAGCCGCTGATACGAAGCCAGCTGAGTAA
- a CDS encoding NUDIX domain-containing protein produces MDTTLFQYCQKIVLFNQDGSAVLLARRRGEADYDGVFSFIGGKLESTDGGLVNGLRREKNEEIGSVAKIAVVTNISVNEYFVKTNGQAMVLPHYYARFIGGEITLNDEYSEYRWVNLRELDQFEPKIETVAPMVEAVQKIMRVATEADYREM; encoded by the coding sequence ATGGATACAACCTTGTTTCAGTACTGTCAAAAAATAGTGCTATTCAATCAAGACGGCTCTGCCGTGCTGCTCGCTAGACGCCGCGGGGAGGCTGATTATGATGGCGTGTTCTCGTTTATTGGCGGTAAGTTGGAGTCGACGGATGGTGGCTTGGTGAATGGTCTTCGGCGGGAGAAAAACGAGGAAATTGGCTCGGTCGCTAAAATTGCGGTGGTGACGAACATCAGCGTTAATGAATATTTTGTCAAAACTAATGGACAGGCTATGGTGCTGCCACATTATTATGCCCGGTTTATTGGCGGTGAAATTACACTCAATGATGAGTATTCTGAGTATCGGTGGGTAAACCTACGCGAGTTAGATCAGTTTGAGCCAAAGATTGAGACAGTCGCCCCTATGGTTGAGGCTGTCCAAAAAATTATGCGAGTTGCCACCGAGGCGGATTATCGAGAGATGTGA
- the der gene encoding ribosome biogenesis GTPase Der: protein MSHTLPTVAIIGQANVGKSSLFNRLTRARTAIVAREAGTTRDNVVGKVSYKRRASSPNENAAGAAPPGLEHGTNTHASLSDKSIALRTALPDAFDMEETVGGRAAANTHAEFWLIDTAGLKPAEDEFEATIQDQIADASAAADVILVMVDSTVYPSDADRQLAKKALKSGKPVLLIANKADLKGSLHTDEFKRLGIKTIIKTSAEHNIGISELLDNIADLIPPATQTEADDIIRVALIGRPNVGKSNLFNTLAGKQQAIVANVAGTTRDVNRVQVRYHGQTIELLDTAGVRRQGKQETGIEKFSVLRTMQAINEADICFLLMDVNELNVGLDQRLAGIIDEAGKGLVLVVSKWDSVEGKDAYTHDELAPQISYHFKFTPYAPLIFTSSVTGQNVAKLFDLALDIYKRRRQECKTRVLNDLLQKAVTAHPPAGLKNSHPKLRYIVQTDMAPPWFVIYGSNLKFVHWSYKRYLERTLREAFNFAGTPIKLSFRDEKQLKANRERIARGLEPVTKAYKQAKNAEKSI from the coding sequence ATGTCTCATACATTACCTACCGTCGCCATCATCGGCCAAGCTAACGTTGGCAAAAGTTCGCTGTTTAACCGCTTGACGCGCGCCCGCACCGCCATCGTCGCCCGCGAAGCCGGCACCACCCGCGACAACGTCGTTGGCAAAGTTTCGTATAAGCGCCGCGCATCGTCTCCTAACGAGAATGCGGCAGGCGCGGCACCTCCTGGGCTGGAGCATGGCACGAACACGCACGCCAGCCTCTCCGACAAGTCGATAGCTCTGCGGACGGCGTTGCCGGATGCATTCGACATGGAGGAGACGGTTGGCGGTCGCGCTGCAGCAAACACGCACGCCGAATTCTGGCTCATCGACACCGCCGGCCTCAAGCCCGCCGAAGACGAATTCGAAGCCACCATCCAAGACCAAATCGCCGACGCCTCTGCCGCGGCCGACGTCATTCTCGTCATGGTCGATTCCACCGTCTATCCATCAGACGCCGACCGTCAACTGGCCAAAAAAGCCCTCAAAAGCGGCAAGCCCGTCCTCCTCATCGCCAATAAAGCTGACCTCAAAGGCTCGCTCCACACCGACGAATTCAAGCGTCTCGGCATCAAAACCATCATCAAAACCTCTGCCGAGCACAACATTGGTATCTCCGAGCTACTCGACAACATCGCCGATCTCATTCCGCCAGCCACTCAAACCGAAGCTGACGACATCATTCGCGTCGCCTTGATTGGCCGGCCAAACGTCGGCAAAAGCAACCTGTTTAACACCCTAGCAGGTAAGCAACAAGCCATCGTCGCCAATGTCGCCGGCACCACCCGCGACGTCAACCGCGTCCAAGTCCGCTACCATGGCCAGACCATTGAGCTACTCGACACCGCTGGCGTCCGCCGCCAAGGCAAGCAAGAAACCGGCATCGAAAAGTTCTCGGTCCTCCGCACCATGCAGGCCATCAACGAAGCCGACATCTGTTTTCTCTTGATGGACGTCAATGAATTAAACGTCGGACTAGACCAACGCCTGGCTGGCATCATCGACGAAGCAGGTAAGGGGCTCGTCCTAGTGGTCAGCAAGTGGGACTCCGTCGAAGGTAAAGACGCCTACACCCATGACGAGCTGGCACCACAAATTAGCTATCATTTCAAATTCACACCCTATGCACCACTCATCTTCACCTCATCAGTCACTGGCCAAAACGTCGCCAAATTGTTTGACCTCGCCCTTGATATTTACAAACGCCGCCGCCAAGAGTGCAAAACCCGCGTCCTCAACGACCTCTTGCAAAAAGCCGTCACCGCTCATCCGCCAGCCGGCCTGAAGAATTCACATCCAAAACTCCGCTACATCGTCCAGACTGATATGGCCCCGCCATGGTTCGTCATCTACGGCAGCAACCTCAAATTCGTCCACTGGAGCTACAAACGCTACCTTGAACGCACCCTGCGCGAAGCCTTCAACTTTGCCGGCACACCCATCAAACTATCTTTCCGTGACGAAAAACAACTGAAAGCCAACCGCGAACGCATCGCCCGCGGCCTAGAACCGGTCACCAAAGCCTACAAACAGGCCAAAAACGCTGAAAAAAGCATATAA
- a CDS encoding pseudouridine synthase: MTTPTQASDSTNSSAQRLNKFVALALGVSRRQADELIEQGTVTVNNQPAKLGQRITAIDIIRHGNKRLTAQIHQLILLHKPIGYLCSRASQGGIPTIYELLPTSLHHLKPVGRLDKDSSGLILLTNDGDFAHQMTHPSFYKMKRYLVTLDQPLQPLHRQMINDFGVQLPDGPSRLTLERQHEGDDHRWIVQMSEGRNRQIRRTFAALGYAVTKLHRTDFGNYSLGDIKRGEFTEEPLTT; encoded by the coding sequence ATGACGACACCAACGCAAGCATCCGATTCTACCAATTCATCTGCCCAGCGCCTCAACAAATTCGTGGCGCTGGCACTCGGCGTGTCGCGCCGCCAGGCTGACGAACTGATCGAGCAGGGCACGGTCACGGTGAATAACCAGCCCGCCAAGCTGGGTCAACGCATCACTGCAATCGACATCATTCGCCACGGCAACAAACGACTCACCGCCCAAATCCACCAACTCATTCTCCTCCACAAACCCATCGGCTACCTCTGTTCGCGCGCCTCTCAGGGCGGGATACCAACCATTTACGAATTATTGCCAACCAGTCTCCATCACCTCAAACCCGTCGGTCGCCTCGACAAAGACAGTTCGGGCCTCATCCTCCTCACCAATGACGGGGACTTCGCCCACCAGATGACACATCCGTCGTTTTATAAAATGAAGCGCTACCTGGTGACGCTCGACCAGCCGCTCCAACCGCTCCACCGGCAAATGATCAATGACTTTGGCGTGCAGCTGCCTGACGGGCCGAGCCGCTTGACGCTGGAACGTCAGCACGAGGGCGACGACCACCGCTGGATCGTCCAGATGAGCGAAGGCCGCAACCGCCAAATCCGCCGCACCTTTGCCGCCCTTGGTTACGCCGTTACTAAGCTCCACCGGACAGATTTTGGTAATTACAGCCTCGGCGACATCAAGCGCGGGGAATTTACCGAAGAGCCACTGACTACCTAG
- a CDS encoding response regulator yields MTKILLVEDDKSLREIYGVRLLAEGYDIVSAGDGEEALAMAIKERPALIVSDVMMPKISGFDMLDILRSTTETRDVKVIMMTALSSEDQRQRGEALGADRYLVKSQVGIEDVVRTVHEVLGDAPEPTPVAPEPAAEPVAADAPLAAPATQQDAPAVTLPSPTEIAIATHVVTPAPTAPITPTTHDDSAIAPAQASPDNSTPPATDPAPFVLPSAPLAPTAPSASTEQTAEPATTEPVTPADPAPTPAPEVEQTPVSESALTPSPEAAPTTPTDTLPQPTAPTSSPSPQPTSHGGERVIQPLSQEPQPDMSKMMEQELSDQLESMQAAPQPTPDSGDFTLPTPDAMAGPHGDLTLDALEPLPTPADDQLLDAGTAINAELANAASSQPQDDDTPFVLPTPAPMPTDPTSTPTPEAEQTLTPEGGPSPVTEPAQPTTPQPPTNAFPPQPPVAS; encoded by the coding sequence ATGACAAAGATTTTACTAGTAGAAGACGACAAAAGCCTGCGCGAGATTTACGGCGTCAGGTTACTAGCTGAGGGCTACGACATCGTTTCGGCGGGCGACGGTGAAGAGGCTTTGGCTATGGCTATCAAAGAACGCCCGGCCTTGATCGTTAGCGACGTGATGATGCCCAAGATTTCCGGCTTTGACATGCTGGATATCTTGCGCTCGACCACCGAGACACGCGACGTCAAAGTCATCATGATGACCGCATTGTCATCCGAAGACCAGCGTCAACGTGGCGAAGCCCTCGGCGCAGATCGCTACCTCGTTAAGTCGCAAGTTGGCATCGAAGACGTGGTGCGCACTGTCCACGAAGTACTCGGCGACGCGCCAGAACCGACTCCCGTCGCGCCCGAGCCGGCCGCAGAGCCCGTAGCAGCTGACGCGCCGTTGGCGGCACCGGCCACCCAGCAAGACGCTCCGGCAGTTACCTTGCCATCACCAACAGAGATAGCAATTGCAACCCACGTTGTCACTCCGGCACCGACCGCACCAATAACTCCGACGACCCACGATGATTCAGCCATCGCACCCGCTCAAGCTAGCCCAGACAATTCGACCCCTCCAGCAACCGACCCAGCACCGTTCGTCCTGCCGAGCGCCCCATTGGCACCGACGGCTCCGTCCGCATCGACTGAGCAAACCGCCGAGCCGGCCACTACAGAACCAGTGACGCCAGCCGACCCAGCGCCAACCCCAGCGCCCGAGGTAGAGCAAACTCCGGTCTCTGAGTCAGCGCTGACCCCATCTCCTGAAGCAGCACCGACCACCCCGACCGACACCTTGCCACAGCCAACAGCACCGACCTCATCACCATCGCCGCAGCCGACCAGCCACGGTGGCGAACGAGTAATCCAGCCACTGAGCCAAGAGCCACAGCCAGACATGTCCAAGATGATGGAGCAGGAGCTCAGCGACCAACTCGAGTCTATGCAGGCCGCACCACAGCCAACGCCAGATTCAGGCGACTTCACGCTGCCGACGCCTGATGCTATGGCGGGGCCGCACGGCGACCTGACACTAGATGCACTCGAGCCACTACCGACGCCAGCCGATGACCAGCTGCTTGATGCTGGTACCGCGATCAATGCCGAGCTCGCCAACGCGGCATCATCACAGCCACAAGATGACGATACACCGTTCGTCCTGCCCACCCCAGCACCGATGCCAACTGATCCAACCTCGACCCCAACGCCTGAGGCAGAGCAGACCTTGACCCCTGAAGGAGGGCCATCCCCCGTGACAGAGCCAGCACAGCCAACGACACCCCAGCCACCGACCAACGCCTTTCCGCCGCAGCCACCGGTAGCTTCCTAG